In the Pseudodesulfovibrio senegalensis genome, one interval contains:
- a CDS encoding HD domain-containing protein, with protein sequence MDRNEAFGLLKTHNNDPAQINHALESEAVMRALAGHLNEDKELWGITGLLHDLDYGTTKENVVRHGLDTEKLLEGRLPEEALNAIRRHAFEMNGSDTPQTRMDYALRCGETITGLVHTAALVRPTKMEGMKPKSLKKKMKDKAFAASVNRDTIRECSKLDMELGDFLQLAINAITEIAPEVGLAQQSA encoded by the coding sequence ATGGACAGAAATGAAGCTTTCGGATTGTTGAAAACGCACAACAACGACCCGGCCCAGATCAATCACGCACTTGAATCGGAAGCGGTCATGCGCGCCCTTGCCGGTCATTTGAATGAAGACAAGGAGCTGTGGGGCATAACCGGCCTGCTGCATGATCTCGACTACGGGACCACCAAGGAAAACGTGGTTCGCCACGGGCTGGACACCGAAAAACTACTCGAAGGGAGGCTGCCCGAAGAGGCCCTGAACGCCATCCGGCGCCACGCCTTTGAAATGAACGGATCGGACACCCCGCAAACACGCATGGATTATGCCCTGCGCTGCGGCGAGACCATCACCGGACTCGTGCACACGGCCGCGCTGGTGCGCCCCACGAAAATGGAAGGCATGAAGCCCAAAAGTCTGAAAAAGAAAATGAAGGACAAGGCCTTTGCCGCCAGCGTCAACCGAGACACCATCCGTGAATGTTCGAAGCTGGACATGGAGCTGGGCGACTTCCTGCAACTGGCCATCAACGCCATCACGGAAATAGCTCCTGAAGTGGGATTGGCACAACAGTCGGCATGA
- the cbiQ gene encoding cobalt ECF transporter T component CbiQ: MNSLSEPFASGNSIIHRTDPRIRIICAALLTVPIALVNTQLTVWCALVLACVLTLLALLDPIHVFRRLIVVNLFIAFLWVFLPFSTPGDAVFAVGPLTATQQGVRLALLLTFKSNAAVITLMALVGTIPMRDMGPAMQSLGIPAKLCHLLLFTYRYIFVIRQEYETMIRAMQARGFRPGTNTHTYRSYAWLVGMLLVRSWDRAERVNNAMLCRGFSGRLYTLSHHRITAADTLFALTCVLLGASLTALDLHLRGII; the protein is encoded by the coding sequence ATGAATTCCCTGTCCGAGCCGTTTGCCTCAGGCAATTCCATCATTCACCGCACGGATCCCCGGATTCGGATCATCTGCGCTGCCCTGCTGACTGTCCCCATTGCGCTGGTCAACACGCAATTGACGGTCTGGTGTGCGCTCGTGCTGGCCTGCGTACTGACGCTGCTCGCCCTTCTGGACCCCATCCATGTGTTCCGCAGACTGATTGTGGTCAATCTGTTCATAGCATTTCTCTGGGTATTCCTGCCATTTTCCACTCCTGGAGATGCCGTGTTTGCTGTGGGCCCGCTCACGGCAACGCAACAAGGGGTACGGCTGGCGTTGCTGCTGACGTTCAAGTCCAACGCTGCGGTCATCACCCTCATGGCACTCGTCGGCACAATCCCCATGCGCGACATGGGGCCGGCCATGCAGTCACTGGGAATCCCGGCAAAACTGTGCCACCTGCTGCTGTTCACCTACCGATACATCTTCGTGATCCGGCAGGAATACGAAACCATGATCCGGGCCATGCAGGCTCGGGGATTCCGACCCGGTACCAACACACACACCTACAGAAGCTATGCGTGGCTGGTAGGTATGCTTCTGGTCCGCAGCTGGGACCGCGCCGAACGAGTAAACAACGCCATGCTCTGCCGCGGATTTTCAGGCAGGCTGTACACACTGTCCCACCACCGGATAACGGCAGCCGACACACTCTTTGCCCTTACTTGTGTCCTGCTCGGCGCGTCACTGACCGCTCTCGACCTGCATCTCAGGGGAATAATATGA
- a CDS encoding energy-coupling factor ABC transporter ATP-binding protein: protein MIKDPLISMHGLHYAYPEEPPVLQGVDFSLTAEDRLGLMGPNGAGKTTFLHVLMGLLKPTRGTVKLFGSEPKTAQELREARLKIGFLFQNSDDQLFSPTVLDDVAFGPLNQGLSRNEALERATATLQSIGLHGYEQRVPYRLSGGEKKLVALATILAMRPKVLILDEPTTGLSPESRHRLMHIINDLNIPRLVVSHDADFLSHTTDAILAMRKGTIRPGQLKPHTHMHVHVEGDIPHEHG, encoded by the coding sequence ATGATTAAAGACCCACTCATCAGCATGCACGGCCTGCACTATGCCTACCCGGAAGAACCACCGGTCCTTCAAGGGGTCGATTTTTCCCTGACCGCCGAGGACCGTCTGGGCCTGATGGGGCCAAACGGCGCCGGCAAGACAACATTTCTGCATGTGCTCATGGGATTGCTCAAGCCTACCCGGGGAACGGTCAAACTTTTCGGTTCGGAACCAAAAACGGCACAGGAGCTTCGCGAGGCCCGTCTCAAGATAGGATTCCTGTTCCAAAACTCGGACGACCAACTCTTCAGCCCCACGGTTCTGGACGATGTAGCCTTCGGCCCCCTGAATCAGGGTCTTTCTCGAAATGAGGCCCTTGAACGGGCAACGGCCACCCTGCAAAGCATAGGGCTGCACGGCTATGAACAGCGTGTTCCATACCGGCTTTCCGGCGGAGAAAAAAAACTCGTGGCCCTCGCCACCATACTGGCCATGCGTCCGAAAGTTCTCATTCTGGATGAACCAACTACCGGGCTGTCGCCGGAATCACGGCACAGACTCATGCACATTATCAACGACCTGAATATCCCCCGGCTCGTTGTTTCCCACGATGCGGATTTCCTCTCCCACACCACGGACGCCATCCTGGCCATGCGCAAGGGAACCATACGTCCGGGCCAACTCAAACCACATACCCACATGCACGTTCACGTCGAAGGGGATATTCCACACGAACACGGCTGA